The Synergistaceae bacterium nucleotide sequence AAAGTCGGTCAAACCATGATGCAGTCATTATTGGGAATCGGCGATTTAATTATTACGTCATCAGGTACGAGCGGTGAAGAAATTGTAGCGAAAAATATTCCTCATCCTCAAGCAGTACGCGATGAAATTCAGATTCACGCAAGAAGTTACACAATGCCCAATCCGTCGCAATCACCTAACCTGACACAACCGCAGCAATAAAAATTTTAAGGGAGTCAAAAGCGGCTCCCTTTTTTATTTACTCTGACTCAGTCTCGACCTTATATTTACATTTTGCGCAAAAAATTGTCGAGCCTCGTTTGTATAAATCTTCTCCGCATTCAGGACATTTTTCGCCGGCTGGTCTGTTCCACGCAACGTAATCGCATTCAGGATAACGCGAGCACCCGTAAAAAGTCCGGCCCTTTTTGCTTTTGCGTTGTACAATATCGCCCTCTCCGCATTTGGGACACTTCACACCGATAGTGCTTAAAATCGGCCGTGTATATTTGCATTCCGGATAATTTGAACACGCAATGAACTCACCGAATCTCCCGCGCTTTTGCACTAAATCATGACCGCATTCAGGACATTTTTCGCCGATAGGTTCAGGAGCAGGCAGAGGCACTTTCGGGGCGTTTTCTGCTTCACTCAACGTATTAGAAAATTCCCCCCAGAACTCTCCGACAACATCAAGCCATTTTCTTTGGGACTCTTCGATTTCGTCAAGCTCCTTCTCCATTTGTGCTGTGAATCCCGCGTCTACTATTGATGATAGATCTTTGCGGTTGAAATATTGCGCAAGAAATTCATCAACTATTAATCCCAGTGCAGTAGCTTTGAATCGCTTTTCTTCGTTTTTCTCGATGTAATTGCGCGACTCAAGAGTTCCGGCTATTGTCGCATAAGTTGAAGGCCGTCCGACTCCGTTTTCCTCAAGAGTCTTAATTAATCCTGCTTCAGAATATCTTGCTGGCGGTTTCGTAAATTTCTGCTCGTCTTGAACCTTTAGCAGCTTCAAAATTTCGCCCTCGTTAATCTGCGCGACTTCAGCACCTTTTATATCAAGAGGCCATAAAACGCTCCAACCGTCAAATATAAGTGTCTCGCCTTCCTGCTTGAGACTGACTCTTCCTGCGTCGGCCTTAACTGTAGATTTTGCTGTAATTGCAGGACTCATTTGACTTGCTGTAAATCTGCTCCATATCAGCGAATATAATTTTTGCTGGTCGGGCGTTAAGAATGCTTTTGTCTTGTCAGGCGTTAAATTTATGTCAGTCGGTCTAATTGCCTCGTGAGCGTCTTGGATATTCACGTTTTTATTTGTGCTTCCGAAAATATTTGCTGTCTTGGGTAAATATTCGGGCTTGAAATTTGCTTTGATAAATTCTCTGCACGACGTTAGAGCTTCTTTCGAGATTCGCAAACTATCAGTACGCATATAAGTTATTAAACCGACATGGCCGCGTCCGGGGATATTTATTCCTTCGTAGAGTGCCTGAGCTATTCTCATCGTGTGAGCCGGTACCATGCTTAAACGTCTTGAGGCTTCCTGCTGTAGAGTACTTGTCCTAAAGGGTGCCGGTGCTGAATGCGCGCTTTCTTTGGACTTGAACTCACGCACTATTAATTCATGAGATTTAATTTCGCTGATAATTTCGTCTGCTTTCTCCTGAGAATTAATCAACAACGGCAAATTATTCTTCATGAGCGTTTTTCCGTCGAGTTTATATGCGCGTAATTCGTAAATATTTTTATCGTGCTTGGCCTGTGCTGTGATTACCCAGTAAGGATCCGGAACAAATTGCATGATTTCGCGTTCACGTTCGCAAATTAAATTAAGCGCGACAGATTGAACCCTCCCCGCTGACAGGCCGTAACGTATTTTTTTCCAGAGTAACGGACTCAAAGTATAACCCACGAGTCTGTCTAATATTCTGCGTGCCTGTTGTGCGTCTACTTTGTTGATGTCTATATAATCAGGATTCTTGACGGCGGTTTTTACGGCGTTCTCTGTGATCTCGTAGAATCTGACTCTGCATTTCTCCGACAAATTTACTCCCAAAATATCGGCCAAGTGCCACGCAATAGCTTCACCCTCTCTATCGGGGTCAGACGCTAATAAAACGTGTGAAGCATTCTCGGCGAGCTTGATTAATTCATTCTTTAACGCTGCTTTACCCTTCACTAAAATATATTCCGGCGCGAAATCGTGTTCAATGTCAATAGCGAGTCTGCTCTTGGGTAAATCTTTCATATGGCCTTTGCTTGATCTGACTATGTAGCCGCGTCCGAGCATGTTCGACAGTGTTGCAGCCTTTGACGGAGACTCAACGATAACTAAAATTTTGCCTTTGTCCGCAGAGTCTTCGAGGGGCTTGCGGGTTTTGCGTTTTGTTGCTGTCTTAGTTGATGATTTCTTAGTTTTGCTGGTTTTGCTAATTTTTTCCTGTACTGACTCATTTTTCGAGACAGATTTTTTTGCTGCTGGAATTGTAATTACCCCCACACATAAATTTTTCGTACATATATTTATATCACAAATTTTAGAATATACTTATTAAATATTTTATCGGGAGCAAAATTTACCGTTTTTATCGCTGCAAATGGCCGCTTACTGGGGGGGGGGTGCGGGGGGGCTCTGGGGCCCCGCATGAGCGCTACAAAATTTTTTATCGCTGCAAATGACCGCATAAGCAAGTTAGCGCCAAAACCTTTTTACAACTTATTTCAATAATTAGTCTTTATTGTTCAGATCCAAATCTGTAATTTTTCGTGCGTCATAGGGCGTTTGCTGGTAAACAAAATAATTCAGCCAGTTTGAATATAATAAATTTGCGCTGCTTCTCCATGTGCAGACAGGAGTCTTTGTCTCGTCATCGTTCGGGAAATAATTGCAGGGAACATGAATCGCAAGTCCAGCACGTTTATCACGGAAATATTCAAGTGCTAAAGTCTCCGGGTCATATTCTGAATGTCCAGTTATGAATAATTGCCGGCCTTCGTTCGTTGAAATCGCATAGACTCCAGCCTCGTAACTTTCTGATAAAATTTTCAGCGCAGGAACCCTCAATATATCCCCGCGCATTATAGTCGTGTGTCGTGAATGAGGCACCATAAATACATCATCAGAACCGCGAAATAAAATCGAGCCTTTATGCGTGACTCTGTGCTTGAATACCCCGAACATTTTTCGCGGCAAATGAATCTTAGGCACTCCATAATGATAATATAACCCGGCCTGCGCTCCCCAGCAAATATGAAACGTGCTGTGAACATGAGATTTACTCCATTCCATTATGTCGCACAATTCCGGCCAATAATCGACGCTCTCAAACGGCATAAGCTCAACAGGTGCGCCCGTGATAATCATTCCGTCGTAGAAATTTGCTTTGACCGAATCAAAATTTTTATAGAACGCTATCATGTGTTCAATCGGCGTGTGCTTAGGAGTCCTCCCGCTGACAGTCATTAAATCAATTTCCACCTGTAACGGCGTATTACCAAGAAGGCGCGCTAATTGAGTTTCCGTTACAATTTTCGTCGGCATTAGATTCAATATTAAGATTCTCAGCGGTCTTATGTCCTGACTCTGTGCGCGACGTTCAGTCATGACAAAAATATTTTCCTGCACTAATACATTTGCTGCCGGTAAATCGCCGGGTATATTTATAGGCATAATTTATTTACTCTTCGGGCTTGGCCGTGAACATGCTGACAAAAACTTTGTGAGTCTCTCTCGGCAAAATTCTATAGCCCTTCTTTTCCTTCGTCATCCAGAGCGAATAATCTTTATAGAAACCTTCAGCGAGTGCCAGTAAAGATTTTTTGCGGTTTTCCTTTATTTGCTGCTCAAATGGAGTCTTTAATCTTCTGTCCTCGTCCGAGTCCCATCTGAATGTGCCTAATGCGTAACTTGCTGACTTGTCCTCGCCTCCGATCGGGAACGCAGGAATTAATAACGAGTGATCCTGCCAATCATAAGTCCCTAAACCTTGACCAGGTACAAAAATTGCGCGCGGGATTCCGTACATTCTGACTCTAGGAACGTTGAACATTTCTATGTCGAGGCCGTCAAAATCTTCAAGAATCGCATACATTTTCGCATAATCGCTCGGCATTGAGTCTGGCTGGCATAAAAGCGACGTATCAGCACGGGCATTTTTTGCGGGGACGGTCAAATAATCGCGTTTTTTCACGAGCATATTACGTAATTCTCCGCGTCTCATTTGTGCTGACATTCCTTCGCAGTTGTCAGAAATTTTCTTGACTCGGCGTGCGATTTTCACTGCGTCAATTTGCGAATATAAAATTTTCTTGGCTATAACTTTAGTTTTCTCGTGGAGGGCTGCAAATTTTTCGGCCTTAGCTGGCGGTAATGGGTTAGCTTCGTTTTTCTGCACGGTTGAAATTAGGAGCAAGATACTTTTTTCAGCGTCAAAATATGCCTTGCGTTCCTGTGCAAATTTCTGTCTTACTGCCTCGCTTCCTTCTCGATATTCGGGGACTCTCATATTTACTTTCATGGCCGAAATCAGAAAATTATTCATGTTCGTTAATAATTGGCGCACGTCTAAATTATTCGGGTAGGTGTCATCAATTTCACGAACAAATAAATCGCGTTCTTTCTGTGCTGCTGCGAGTTCAGAGTTTAAATAATTGATTCTGTCATCAAGCGACATACCGATAACAGGTACAGGAATATCATAACCGTTAATAGCTGCCCAGCATTCAGCAATATAATCAGAAAGAGTCATAGCAGGAAGAATACCGCCGGCACATTTTGAGGCGAGATAATTTTTTGCGTCAAAACTTTTGCTGAGATTCAACAATCCCGGAATACAGCCTAAATCAATAAATAAACGCTCTTCTTCGTCAAATGTCAATACTTCAGGATTATTTTTTGTCTGTGCGTCGACGAGTGCAAATAAAATTTCCCAATAACAGCTTGACATACTCTGCCATAACTTAGCGGCTTGAACTTTATCGTCAGTTTTTCCGGTCGCTAATAATTTGCCGTACTTGTAATTATAGTTGTCTAATTTTTCTACTGCCTGCGCAACTTCCGGAACTTTTTCCCATCGTTTGAACGCCATTTTTTATAATTCCTCCTTTAATAATTCATCGCGCATTATCGCAACGCCCTTTGACGCAACTTCTTTAATGACTCGAAATTTCAGCCATCCGGGGACGTCTACTTCTTTCGGGTCAATTAAGTACGCTTTTGTGCCTCCCCGCAAATCATGAACGAGTCCCGCAGCCGGATATACTACTAAAGACGAGCCTACGACCGCAAAAATATCAGCTTCACGCACGAGTCTGGCAGCTTCCATTATTAACGGAACAGCTTCACCGAACCAGACAATATGAGGCCGCAATAATTCCCCGTCTGAGTTTTTCTCGTCATAAGCTAATTTGCGATAACCGATGTCAATAATTTTATTTTCGTTGTTGACTGCACGAGCCTTTGTTAATTCGCCGTGTAAATGCAAAACTTTTGTACTTCCTGCTCTCTCGTGTAAATTGTCTACATTCTGAGTGATTATGTGAACGTCAAAATATTTCTCAAGCTCGGCCAAAATTTTATGACCTTCATTAGGTTGTGCTTTCTCTAATTGTGCGCGCAAATCGTTATAGAAGTCTGTCATTAAACGCGGGTTTCTG carries:
- a CDS encoding NAD-dependent protein deacylase; translated protein: MTKKLVVLTGAGISAESGFKTFRDSGGLWEKYNVEDVASIQGWYRNPRLMTDFYNDLRAQLEKAQPNEGHKILAELEKYFDVHIITQNVDNLHERAGSTKVLHLHGELTKARAVNNENKIIDIGYRKLAYDEKNSDGELLRPHIVWFGEAVPLIMEAARLVREADIFAVVGSSLVVYPAAGLVHDLRGGTKAYLIDPKEVDVPGWLKFRVIKEVASKGVAIMRDELLKEEL
- the topA gene encoding type I DNA topoisomerase, giving the protein MSKTSKTKKSSTKTATKRKTRKPLEDSADKGKILVIVESPSKAATLSNMLGRGYIVRSSKGHMKDLPKSRLAIDIEHDFAPEYILVKGKAALKNELIKLAENASHVLLASDPDREGEAIAWHLADILGVNLSEKCRVRFYEITENAVKTAVKNPDYIDINKVDAQQARRILDRLVGYTLSPLLWKKIRYGLSAGRVQSVALNLICEREREIMQFVPDPYWVITAQAKHDKNIYELRAYKLDGKTLMKNNLPLLINSQEKADEIISEIKSHELIVREFKSKESAHSAPAPFRTSTLQQEASRRLSMVPAHTMRIAQALYEGINIPGRGHVGLITYMRTDSLRISKEALTSCREFIKANFKPEYLPKTANIFGSTNKNVNIQDAHEAIRPTDINLTPDKTKAFLTPDQQKLYSLIWSRFTASQMSPAITAKSTVKADAGRVSLKQEGETLIFDGWSVLWPLDIKGAEVAQINEGEILKLLKVQDEQKFTKPPARYSEAGLIKTLEENGVGRPSTYATIAGTLESRNYIEKNEEKRFKATALGLIVDEFLAQYFNRKDLSSIVDAGFTAQMEKELDEIEESQRKWLDVVGEFWGEFSNTLSEAENAPKVPLPAPEPIGEKCPECGHDLVQKRGRFGEFIACSNYPECKYTRPILSTIGVKCPKCGEGDIVQRKSKKGRTFYGCSRYPECDYVAWNRPAGEKCPECGEDLYKRGSTIFCAKCKYKVETESE
- the metA gene encoding homoserine O-succinyltransferase, with amino-acid sequence MPINIPGDLPAANVLVQENIFVMTERRAQSQDIRPLRILILNLMPTKIVTETQLARLLGNTPLQVEIDLMTVSGRTPKHTPIEHMIAFYKNFDSVKANFYDGMIITGAPVELMPFESVDYWPELCDIMEWSKSHVHSTFHICWGAQAGLYYHYGVPKIHLPRKMFGVFKHRVTHKGSILFRGSDDVFMVPHSRHTTIMRGDILRVPALKILSESYEAGVYAISTNEGRQLFITGHSEYDPETLALEYFRDKRAGLAIHVPCNYFPNDDETKTPVCTWRSSANLLYSNWLNYFVYQQTPYDARKITDLDLNNKD